The following coding sequences are from one Parabacteroides pacaensis window:
- the cas2 gene encoding CRISPR-associated endonuclease Cas2 produces the protein MVRAKRLFCIVAYDIRDDKRRNKVSKILEKYGVRINFSVFECLFTDSQYIKVRSQIEIKINSEEDSLVYYPICVNCFTKIVYQPKRKQSVEVVTVV, from the coding sequence ATGGTAAGAGCAAAGCGATTATTTTGTATTGTTGCTTATGATATAAGAGATGACAAACGGAGAAATAAAGTATCCAAGATATTAGAGAAGTATGGGGTACGGATAAATTTCAGTGTATTTGAGTGTTTGTTTACGGATTCTCAATATATAAAGGTACGTTCTCAAATAGAAATTAAAATAAATAGTGAGGAAGATTCTTTAGTATATTATCCTATTTGTGTAAATTGTTTTACGAAGATAGTGTATCAGCCTAAGCGAAAACAATCGGTGGAAGTGGTAACAGTAGTGTAA
- a CDS encoding IS3 family transposase — protein MHNRDKKRYGIVPVCRLLGVSKQAYYKHVDKVMLKVAEEAFVVEFVRGIRQKDPGIGGNKLWLMYRNLFGEKRSVGYNRFYDILERYALKVRKRKRRVSTTDSRHNFPLYPNLVKNLIPTAPCQLIVSDITYIPFWPQGEKGENDFCYLSLVTDCYTKEIIGYSVGDTLSAQYPQEALEMALGHYGERDLPELIHHSDRGVQYASYAYTSRLKDNHIRISMTESGNPKDNAVAERVNNTIKNELLKGKKFSGIKQVRDAVQAAVDFYNNERPHLSLGGMTPVQAAQCEGELKKQWKSYREIAIKKQQEIGQPAGTGGFKNKRKSSEGSLEASRLQPHGKPWWWFFHDVFGGRTILIIFAPVNLVHE, from the coding sequence CTGCACAACAGGGACAAAAAGCGTTACGGCATTGTCCCTGTGTGTCGTCTGCTTGGGGTAAGCAAACAAGCCTACTACAAGCATGTGGACAAAGTGATGCTCAAGGTGGCAGAAGAAGCCTTCGTGGTGGAATTCGTGCGGGGCATCCGCCAAAAGGACCCGGGTATTGGAGGCAATAAGCTGTGGTTGATGTACCGCAACCTGTTCGGAGAAAAACGCAGTGTAGGGTATAACCGTTTCTATGACATTCTGGAGCGTTACGCACTAAAGGTACGCAAACGCAAACGGCGGGTATCCACCACGGACTCCAGGCACAACTTCCCTCTTTATCCGAACCTGGTTAAAAACCTGATACCCACTGCTCCATGTCAGTTAATAGTGAGTGATATCACTTATATTCCCTTTTGGCCCCAAGGGGAGAAAGGAGAAAATGATTTCTGTTACCTTTCCCTGGTGACGGACTGTTATACCAAGGAAATCATCGGTTATAGTGTGGGAGATACATTGTCAGCCCAATATCCGCAGGAAGCTTTGGAAATGGCCTTGGGACATTATGGGGAAAGAGATCTCCCAGAGCTCATCCACCATTCAGACAGAGGGGTACAATATGCCAGTTATGCCTATACCTCTCGACTGAAAGACAACCATATACGTATAAGCATGACAGAGAGCGGCAATCCTAAAGATAATGCTGTGGCGGAACGGGTGAACAATACCATTAAGAACGAGCTTCTCAAAGGTAAGAAGTTCTCCGGGATCAAGCAAGTAAGGGATGCCGTGCAAGCGGCAGTGGATTTCTATAACAATGAACGTCCGCATTTGAGCCTGGGGGGCATGACACCTGTTCAGGCAGCGCAATGCGAGGGGGAGTTGAAGAAACAATGGAAAAGTTATCGGGAAATAGCCATTAAAAAGCAACAAGAAATAGGTCAACCCGCGGGAACCGGAGGCTTTAAAAACAAGAGAAAATCATCGGAAGGCTCTTTGGAGGCTTCACGCCTCCAGCCGCATGGCAAACCTTGGTGGTGGTTTTTTCATGATGTTTTTGGAGGAAGGACTATTTTGATTATTTTTGCCCCGGTAAACCTCGTTCATGAATAA
- the cas1 gene encoding CRISPR-associated endonuclease Cas1, with translation MRIHKLIEKKSASIPNKSVLKEGLKTVEFLTDEINLSRSILIKDFVETYLKSLRSKSKQSLPADNKKLINRKKKEYQKRENEGSELIVTTPGSFIGKTNKGITVKLKGTVINRKPTNALKHITITGQGVTISSNAIQYCVNQKIVIDFFDKQSKHYASLLSPISMDGLLWKQQSMLSLENKAVLGKRIILGKLKNQKNLIKYYHKYHKDSADVLKEKYIEVILRLDECIQRVKNFEVTDEQYAPVFMGQEAVGAVAYWDYIRLLIMDDEVNFVARIHQGATDIVNSMLNYGYAILYARVWDAVLLHKLNPSISVLHAPQTGKPTFVYDLVELFRAQAVDRVVISLIQKGEPLKMAGNLLCEPTKKLLIQNILERLNRYEKYRGEELRFIDIINKQILEVAAFISGESKTFKPYIAKW, from the coding sequence ATGCGTATACATAAATTAATTGAGAAAAAGTCTGCTTCAATACCTAATAAATCTGTTTTAAAGGAAGGTTTAAAGACGGTTGAGTTTTTAACTGATGAGATAAATCTCTCTAGAAGTATATTGATTAAAGATTTTGTAGAAACCTATTTGAAAAGTCTACGTTCAAAAAGTAAACAAAGCCTTCCTGCTGATAATAAGAAACTCATAAATAGAAAGAAAAAAGAATATCAGAAGCGGGAAAATGAAGGTTCAGAACTTATAGTGACTACTCCGGGAAGCTTTATTGGTAAGACAAATAAAGGAATTACTGTGAAATTGAAAGGAACGGTTATAAATAGAAAGCCGACAAATGCCTTAAAACATATTACTATAACCGGTCAGGGGGTTACTATTTCCAGCAATGCAATTCAATATTGTGTAAACCAGAAGATTGTGATTGATTTTTTTGATAAGCAAAGTAAACACTATGCATCATTATTATCACCCATTTCTATGGATGGTTTACTGTGGAAACAGCAAAGTATGCTATCTCTTGAAAATAAAGCGGTTCTAGGTAAGCGGATTATTTTAGGGAAATTGAAGAATCAAAAAAATCTAATAAAGTATTATCATAAGTATCATAAAGATTCTGCAGATGTTTTAAAAGAGAAGTATATAGAAGTAATTCTTCGGTTGGATGAGTGTATTCAAAGGGTTAAAAATTTTGAAGTAACGGATGAACAATATGCTCCAGTTTTCATGGGACAAGAAGCGGTGGGAGCCGTTGCATATTGGGACTATATCCGGTTACTTATTATGGATGACGAGGTAAATTTTGTTGCACGAATCCATCAGGGGGCTACGGATATAGTGAATTCAATGCTTAATTATGGATATGCGATTTTGTATGCGAGAGTTTGGGATGCGGTGTTGTTGCATAAATTGAATCCTTCTATTAGTGTTTTACATGCACCTCAAACAGGAAAACCAACTTTCGTATATGATCTGGTGGAATTATTTCGGGCACAAGCGGTAGATAGGGTTGTTATTTCTTTAATACAAAAAGGGGAGCCATTAAAAATGGCGGGAAATCTGTTGTGTGAACCGACAAAAAAGTTGCTTATTCAAAATATACTTGAGCGATTAAATCGATATGAGAAGTATCGGGGCGAAGAATTGCGGTTTATTGATATAATAAATAAGCAAATTCTTGAAGTGGCAGCTTTTATTAGTGGAGAAAGTAAAACATTTAAACCTTATATAGCGAAATGGTAA